One window of Actinomycetes bacterium genomic DNA carries:
- a CDS encoding LysE family translocator: MVPTHTLLLFVAASIPLIVMPGPAVAFILGTTLRNGRRPGLAATAGVELGYLVHVVGAVVGVSALIASTALAFTAVKVAGACWLLWLAVQAWRSKGDHTLADLGRDDVPAGSASTAFRRGLLVGALNPKTAVFYLAFLPQFVRPGAGPVPAQLLELGVLFILLAAAVDAQWAIAGGGLRRLVPRLRMAVVDRVSGVVLAALAAVTLAARRVSSA; this comes from the coding sequence ATGGTCCCGACGCACACGCTGCTGCTGTTCGTCGCGGCCAGCATCCCGCTCATCGTGATGCCGGGCCCGGCCGTCGCGTTCATCCTCGGCACCACCCTGCGCAACGGTCGCCGGCCTGGCCTCGCCGCGACGGCGGGCGTCGAGCTCGGCTACCTCGTGCACGTCGTCGGCGCCGTGGTCGGGGTCTCGGCGCTCATCGCGTCGACCGCGCTCGCGTTCACCGCGGTCAAGGTCGCCGGCGCCTGCTGGCTGCTGTGGCTCGCCGTGCAGGCCTGGCGCAGCAAGGGCGACCACACGCTGGCCGACCTGGGCCGCGACGACGTGCCCGCCGGCTCGGCCTCGACCGCGTTCCGCCGGGGGCTGCTGGTCGGGGCGCTCAACCCCAAGACCGCGGTGTTCTACCTGGCCTTCCTGCCGCAGTTCGTGAGGCCAGGTGCGGGCCCCGTGCCCGCGCAGCTGCTCGAGCTCGGGGTCCTCTTCATCCTGCTCGCAGCCGCCGTCGACGCGCAGTGGGCGATCGCCGGCGGCGGGCTGCGCCGGCTGGTGCCGCGGCTGCGGATGGCGGTCGTGGACCGGGTGTCCGGCGTGGTCCTCGCCGCGCTCGCCGCCGTCACCCTGGCCGCGCGCCGGGTCAGCAGCGCCTGA
- a CDS encoding acVLRF1 family peptidyl-tRNA hydrolase, with protein MSSARGPARRRVTVEAERLAGWLDRFAGKHGPTACEAGPDAVVVRAEDGSVARLTVPFPPLVAAGTTYGGIVEHALRDRRVGVLLVRLGGFAAGVFDGTSLVSSKVGSRQVHGRSAAGGWSQQRFARRREGQVRVALAAAADVAAAVLLPETARLDAVVLGGDRRSVEPVLEDRRLAPLRPLVTGPVLDVPDPRLAVLRGTPAAFRAVQVEVTDVLRPG; from the coding sequence GTGTCCTCCGCCCGCGGCCCCGCCCGTCGCCGGGTGACGGTCGAGGCCGAGCGGCTGGCCGGCTGGCTGGACCGCTTCGCCGGCAAGCACGGTCCGACGGCGTGCGAGGCCGGGCCGGACGCGGTGGTGGTCCGGGCCGAGGACGGGTCGGTGGCCCGGCTGACGGTCCCCTTCCCGCCGCTGGTCGCCGCCGGCACGACGTACGGCGGGATCGTCGAGCACGCCCTGCGCGACCGGCGGGTCGGCGTGCTCCTGGTGCGCCTCGGCGGCTTCGCCGCCGGCGTCTTCGACGGTACGTCGCTGGTCTCGTCCAAGGTCGGCAGCCGCCAGGTCCACGGCCGCAGCGCCGCCGGCGGCTGGTCGCAGCAGCGCTTCGCCCGGCGCCGGGAGGGCCAGGTGCGGGTCGCACTGGCAGCAGCGGCCGACGTGGCAGCCGCGGTGCTGCTGCCGGAGACGGCGCGGCTGGACGCCGTCGTGCTCGGCGGTGACCGGCGCTCCGTGGAGCCGGTGCTGGAGGACCGGCGGCTCGCGCCGCTGCGCCCGCTCGTCACCGGCCCGGTGCTCGACGTGCCCGACCCGAGGCTCGCCGTGCTGCGCGGGACGCCGGCCGCGTTCCGCGCCGTGCAGGTCGAGGTCACCGACGTGCTGCGCCCGGGTTGA